In Stenotrophomonas sp. ESTM1D_MKCIP4_1, a single genomic region encodes these proteins:
- a CDS encoding aspartyl/asparaginyl beta-hydroxylase domain-containing protein has protein sequence MIKIVLAALFVACVLYIHYRGKVRARWSRQLLDHSSFMAPINVIMYLFSKVPTTPFLDPGKELPQLEPLRQNWQVIRDEALALRDAQKIAASSSYNDAGFNSFFRRGWKRFYLKWYGPSHPSAKAMCPKTVALIESIPDVRAAMFAQLPPGSELRPHRDPFAGSLRLHLGLSTPNDDGCYIVVDGVKKSWRDGEWMMFDETYIHHAHNETDQDRVILFCDIARPLRFGLPGLFNRAVASTLLAGGASPNLPGDPTGGVNKAFGGVYKVRLKAKALRERSVVAYQVIKWGLVVAVIAGIWAI, from the coding sequence ATCATCAAGATTGTCCTGGCAGCGTTGTTCGTGGCCTGTGTGCTGTACATCCATTACCGCGGCAAGGTCCGCGCGCGCTGGTCGCGCCAGTTGCTGGACCATTCCAGCTTCATGGCCCCGATCAACGTGATCATGTACCTGTTCTCGAAGGTGCCGACCACGCCGTTCCTGGATCCGGGCAAGGAGCTGCCGCAGCTGGAACCGCTGCGCCAGAACTGGCAGGTGATCCGCGATGAGGCGCTGGCCCTGCGCGATGCGCAGAAGATCGCCGCGTCGAGCAGCTACAACGATGCCGGCTTCAATTCGTTCTTCCGCCGTGGCTGGAAGCGCTTCTACCTGAAGTGGTACGGCCCGTCGCACCCGTCGGCCAAGGCGATGTGCCCGAAGACGGTGGCGCTGATCGAGTCGATTCCCGACGTGCGTGCGGCGATGTTCGCGCAGCTGCCGCCGGGCAGCGAACTGCGCCCGCACCGCGATCCGTTCGCCGGTTCGCTGCGCCTGCACCTGGGCCTGAGCACGCCCAACGACGATGGCTGCTACATCGTGGTGGACGGGGTGAAGAAGAGCTGGCGCGATGGCGAGTGGATGATGTTCGACGAGACCTACATCCACCATGCGCACAACGAAACCGACCAGGACCGCGTGATCCTGTTCTGCGATATCGCCCGTCCGCTGCGTTTCGGCCTGCCGGGCCTGTTCAACCGTGCGGTGGCGTCCACGCTGCTGGCCGGCGGCGCCTCGCCGAACCTGCCGGGTGACCCGACCGGTGGCGTCAACAAGGCGTTCGGCGGCGTGTACAAGGTGCGCCTGAAGGCCAAGGCGCTGCGCGAGCGCAGCGTGGTGGCCTACCAGGTCATCAAGTGGGGCCTGGTGGTGGCGGTGATCGCCGGAATCTGGGCGATCTGA
- a CDS encoding RIO1 family regulatory kinase/ATPase codes for MTSSVSPSPSCGNDAVAPLLLKRGDRFLAPDVYRTCLDGRPAVVKDYSRYRGTPVSLIARLMVRREARILQRLGGWKHAPALLGTLGGLALGMEFIPGQTLSTAQAVGNEVFDQLQHALNRLHAAGITHNDLHGTNVVVSGGVPVLLDFTSAWRAPRWLRRNPLSRQLRRSDMKNLLKIRQRVTGQAPSAAQAALVADPGWVSAVRQGWKRFYKWAKQR; via the coding sequence ATGACTTCCTCTGTTTCCCCCTCCCCGTCCTGCGGCAATGACGCCGTGGCACCGCTGCTGCTCAAGCGCGGCGATCGCTTCCTCGCCCCCGATGTCTACCGCACCTGTCTGGACGGCCGTCCGGCAGTGGTGAAGGACTATTCCCGCTACCGGGGCACCCCGGTTTCGCTGATCGCTCGCCTGATGGTGCGTCGCGAAGCACGCATCCTGCAGCGCCTGGGCGGCTGGAAGCACGCACCGGCCCTGCTGGGCACCCTCGGCGGCCTCGCCCTGGGCATGGAATTCATTCCCGGCCAGACCCTCAGCACCGCGCAGGCCGTGGGCAATGAGGTCTTCGACCAGCTGCAGCACGCACTCAACCGCCTGCATGCGGCCGGCATCACCCACAACGATCTGCACGGCACGAACGTGGTGGTGAGCGGCGGCGTGCCGGTCCTGCTGGATTTCACCTCCGCCTGGCGCGCCCCGCGCTGGTTGCGCCGCAACCCGCTCAGCCGGCAGCTGCGCCGCAGCGACATGAAGAACCTGCTGAAGATCCGCCAGCGCGTAACCGGCCAGGCACCGAGCGCCGCGCAGGCCGCACTGGTAGCCGACCCGGGCTGGGTCTCGGCCGTACGCCAGGGCTGGAAGCGGTTCTACAAGTGGGCCAAGCAACGGTAA
- a CDS encoding P-II family nitrogen regulator: MKMVMAVIKPFKLDDVREALAERGVTGITVTEVKGFGRQKGHTELYRGAEYVVDFLPKVKLEVAVTDDQVELVVEAIVKAAGTGKIGDGKVFVYDLGGVVRIRTGELDADAL, encoded by the coding sequence ATGAAGATGGTCATGGCGGTGATCAAGCCGTTCAAGCTCGACGACGTGCGCGAAGCGCTGGCCGAGCGTGGGGTTACCGGTATTACGGTGACCGAGGTGAAAGGCTTTGGCCGGCAGAAGGGCCATACCGAGCTGTACCGTGGCGCCGAGTACGTGGTCGACTTCCTGCCGAAGGTGAAGCTGGAAGTGGCGGTGACTGACGACCAGGTGGAGCTGGTGGTCGAGGCGATCGTGAAGGCCGCAGGGACCGGCAAGATCGGTGACGGCAAGGTGTTCGTGTACGACCTGGGCGGCGTGGTGCGAATTCGTACCGGCGAGCTGGACGCGGACGCGCTGTAA
- a CDS encoding accessory factor UbiK family protein: MIDLNYLDDLARRLSDLVPPGLRESREELQATFKTALQAGLAKLDLVTREEFEVQRAVLLKTREKLDALEAVVRELEQGRPNAE, translated from the coding sequence ATGATCGACCTGAATTACCTTGATGATCTCGCCCGCCGCCTCAGCGACCTGGTCCCCCCGGGCCTGCGCGAATCGCGCGAGGAACTGCAGGCCACCTTCAAGACCGCGCTGCAGGCCGGGCTGGCCAAGCTGGACCTGGTCACCCGCGAAGAGTTTGAAGTACAGCGCGCCGTGCTGCTGAAGACCCGCGAGAAGCTGGATGCGCTCGAAGCGGTGGTGCGTGAGCTGGAACAGGGCCGCCCCAACGCGGAGTAA
- a CDS encoding type II CAAX endopeptidase family protein: MYVLSAVAVLFTAIAISLSSIASGPYRMDITFDVVVPARESGGVEGLPRTDFDIKDVDRRIRCSDATSNFSDGSDYIRCQYIADEINYAKSFLRENGIVAGAKLYDISIRPAGGNVAYHASMGLIVFLLVVALTRFLGCTPRLDASAVCALKWRLPVLVAMPGLVTYATGIAMYLVLVRMQVDLPSIQPGHGDCTWSMLIAALIVAPVVEELLYRGVIFELLRRGSNAVVATLAGTGLFVWPIIRRNSGIPGRSELHP; the protein is encoded by the coding sequence ATGTATGTGCTGTCCGCCGTGGCCGTCCTGTTTACAGCCATCGCGATATCCCTGTCTTCCATCGCATCCGGTCCATACAGGATGGACATCACTTTTGACGTTGTGGTGCCTGCGCGCGAATCCGGGGGCGTTGAAGGCCTGCCTCGTACGGATTTCGACATCAAGGACGTTGATCGAAGAATTCGCTGCAGTGATGCAACGTCGAACTTCTCTGATGGGTCCGATTACATCAGGTGTCAGTACATCGCTGATGAGATCAACTATGCGAAGTCGTTTTTGAGGGAGAATGGAATAGTCGCCGGAGCGAAACTCTACGATATCTCCATCAGGCCCGCCGGCGGCAACGTCGCCTACCATGCCTCCATGGGGCTCATCGTGTTTCTGCTGGTAGTAGCCTTGACGCGGTTTCTGGGCTGTACGCCCCGTCTGGATGCATCAGCAGTCTGTGCGCTGAAGTGGCGTTTGCCTGTGCTGGTGGCGATGCCAGGGCTGGTGACTTATGCGACCGGTATTGCAATGTATCTGGTCCTCGTCAGGATGCAGGTAGATCTGCCGAGCATTCAGCCTGGTCACGGGGATTGCACGTGGAGCATGTTGATAGCGGCCTTGATAGTCGCGCCCGTGGTTGAAGAGTTGTTGTACAGAGGGGTCATATTCGAGCTGCTCAGACGAGGCTCGAATGCTGTAGTGGCGACACTGGCGGGAACGGGTTTGTTCGTATGGCCCATTATTCGGCGGAATTCTGGGATTCCGGGGCGATCAGAATTGCATCCTTGA
- a CDS encoding YifB family Mg chelatase-like AAA ATPase: protein MSLALVYSRARAGVDAPLVRVEVHLSGGLPVTQIVGLAEASVREARERVRAALLCARFDFPQRRITLNLAPADLPKEGGRYDLAIALAILAASRQLEPQSLLPYEFLGELGLTGELRPVSGALPAAIAAAEAGRILIVPPGNAAEAALAQHADVRVARTLLECCAGLTNPRLLPKVERVDTTPQPLPDLADVRGQAHARRALEVAAAGGHHLLLIGSPGCGKTLLASRLPSLLPGMDESEALQLAAIASVSGEGLEPKRWRQRPFRAPHHSASAAALVGGGNPPCPGEISLAHHGVLFLDELPEWSRSALETLREPLESGHIRIARAARSVQYPARFQLVAAMNPCPCGWAGDRSNRCLCSDERITRYRARVSGPLLDRIDLHISVARMDAVALRESTPLGESSEVVRARVEAAHARQRARGGLNAHLAPAALRACTRLSEDDQDLLEQAIERLQLSARAMHRILRVARTIADLEGCEAITTPHLAEAIGYRQLDRGKPEG from the coding sequence ATGAGCCTGGCGCTGGTCTACAGCCGTGCCCGCGCCGGGGTCGATGCCCCGCTGGTGCGGGTGGAAGTGCATCTGTCCGGTGGCCTTCCGGTCACCCAGATCGTCGGCCTGGCCGAAGCCAGCGTGCGCGAAGCGCGCGAGCGCGTGCGTGCCGCCCTGCTCTGCGCGCGTTTCGATTTCCCGCAGCGGCGCATCACCTTGAACCTCGCCCCCGCCGACCTGCCCAAGGAGGGCGGCCGCTACGACCTCGCCATTGCGCTGGCCATCCTCGCCGCCAGCAGGCAGCTGGAACCACAATCGCTGCTGCCCTACGAGTTCCTGGGCGAGCTGGGCCTGACCGGTGAGCTGCGGCCGGTGAGCGGAGCGCTGCCCGCAGCCATTGCCGCCGCCGAGGCCGGCCGCATCCTGATCGTGCCGCCCGGCAACGCCGCCGAGGCTGCACTGGCGCAACACGCCGACGTGCGCGTGGCCCGCACCCTGCTGGAATGCTGTGCCGGGCTGACCAACCCGCGCCTGCTGCCGAAGGTGGAGCGGGTGGATACCACGCCGCAGCCCCTGCCCGATCTGGCCGATGTGCGTGGGCAGGCGCATGCGCGGCGCGCGTTGGAAGTGGCCGCGGCCGGAGGCCACCATCTTCTGCTGATCGGCAGCCCCGGCTGCGGCAAGACCCTGCTGGCTTCGCGCCTGCCCAGCCTGCTGCCGGGCATGGACGAATCCGAAGCACTGCAGCTGGCCGCCATTGCATCGGTCAGCGGCGAAGGACTGGAGCCTAAGCGCTGGCGGCAGCGCCCATTCAGGGCACCGCACCACAGTGCAAGCGCTGCGGCCTTGGTCGGTGGCGGCAACCCGCCCTGCCCCGGCGAGATTTCGCTGGCGCACCACGGCGTGCTCTTCCTGGACGAACTGCCGGAGTGGAGCCGCAGCGCGTTGGAGACGCTGCGCGAGCCGCTGGAATCGGGGCATATCCGCATCGCGCGTGCGGCGCGCAGCGTGCAGTACCCGGCGCGGTTCCAGTTGGTGGCCGCGATGAATCCCTGCCCATGCGGCTGGGCGGGCGACCGCAGCAACCGCTGCCTGTGCTCGGATGAACGCATCACCCGCTATCGCGCACGCGTGTCAGGGCCGCTGCTGGACCGCATCGACCTGCATATCAGCGTCGCCAGAATGGATGCGGTAGCACTGCGCGAAAGCACGCCCTTGGGGGAATCGAGCGAGGTTGTGCGGGCACGGGTGGAAGCCGCGCATGCACGACAGCGGGCGCGCGGCGGATTGAATGCCCATCTGGCCCCGGCCGCACTGCGGGCGTGCACACGGCTGAGCGAGGACGATCAGGATCTGTTGGAACAGGCGATCGAGCGGCTGCAGCTTTCCGCGCGCGCGATGCACCGCATTCTGCGGGTGGCACGGACGATTGCCGACCTGGAAGGGTGCGAGGCGATCACCACGCCACACCTGGCAGAAGCGATTGGCTATCGGCAGTTGGACAGGGGAAAGCCAGAAGGATGA
- a CDS encoding DsbA family protein — MKGLSIPVSDADHSDGPQDAPITLVEYGDYQCPYCGEAYPVLKAVQKAMGNRMRLVFRNFPITEIHPHALAAARFAEAAAEVGLFWQAHDLLYQRQNALSDEDLCAYARELGLDSALLDAASNGAFDARIERDFMGGVRSGVNGTPCLFINGVRYDGPCDTDTLVDAMTALL, encoded by the coding sequence ATGAAAGGTCTTTCCATTCCCGTGAGCGACGCCGACCACAGCGACGGCCCGCAGGACGCCCCCATCACCCTGGTGGAGTACGGCGACTACCAGTGCCCCTACTGTGGCGAGGCATACCCCGTGCTGAAAGCGGTGCAGAAGGCCATGGGAAACCGCATGCGCCTTGTGTTCCGCAACTTCCCCATTACGGAAATCCATCCGCATGCACTGGCGGCCGCGCGTTTCGCCGAAGCCGCAGCCGAGGTGGGTTTGTTCTGGCAGGCGCACGACCTGCTGTACCAGCGCCAGAACGCTCTGAGCGACGAAGATCTGTGCGCTTATGCCCGCGAACTTGGGCTGGATTCCGCATTGCTGGATGCCGCCAGCAACGGCGCGTTCGACGCGCGGATCGAGCGTGATTTCATGGGCGGCGTACGCAGTGGCGTGAACGGTACCCCGTGCCTGTTCATCAATGGTGTCCGCTACGACGGCCCGTGCGACACCGACACCCTGGTTGATGCGATGACCGCGCTGCTCTGA
- a CDS encoding peroxiredoxin, which yields MSTSGSPLPPGTPAPDFELPATPDQRLRLTELRGRPVVLVFYPADWSPVCGDQLALYSQLQSEFQRHGAQLVGISVDGVWCHSAFAAERHLHFPLLADFEPKGEVARRYGAYREQDGVCERALFVIDAKGVVRWSFISPLGINPGADGILDALEALSAPAATATGVSS from the coding sequence ATGTCTACTTCAGGTTCGCCCCTGCCACCGGGTACCCCAGCGCCGGATTTCGAGCTTCCGGCCACGCCGGACCAACGCCTGCGCCTGACGGAACTGCGCGGCCGGCCGGTGGTTCTTGTGTTCTATCCCGCCGATTGGAGCCCGGTCTGCGGCGACCAGCTGGCGCTGTACAGCCAGCTGCAGTCCGAATTCCAGCGGCATGGCGCACAGCTGGTGGGCATTTCGGTGGATGGGGTGTGGTGCCATTCCGCCTTTGCCGCCGAGCGGCACCTGCACTTTCCGCTGTTGGCCGATTTTGAACCGAAGGGTGAGGTCGCCCGCCGTTATGGCGCCTACCGCGAGCAGGACGGTGTGTGCGAGCGCGCCCTGTTCGTGATCGATGCCAAGGGTGTGGTGCGCTGGAGCTTCATTTCTCCCCTGGGAATCAACCCTGGCGCCGACGGCATCCTCGATGCGCTTGAAGCGCTTTCAGCCCCGGCGGCTACCGCCACAGGAGTTTCGTCATGA
- a CDS encoding malate:quinone oxidoreductase: protein MEPSDAAPGTDENRGTAVRGGRGIWLRCDVDGLASQHHAKVYGKAASGSPPMSVPHLDTRIIDGRRSLLFGPYAGFSTRFLKHGSLGDLFESIRAGNLIPLLDVAKDNIALEEYLLAEVFQTHRAQFEALEAFFPQAQSKDWKVQVAGQRVQIIKPNSGDYGGSLKFGTELVVCEDRSLAALLGASPGASTAASVALDMVKTCFADRLTESRWLPKLRQVFPTYGIDLAVDEAACLASRARTAAVLGIVDINR, encoded by the coding sequence CTGGAACCGTCCGATGCAGCACCTGGCACCGATGAAAACCGCGGCACTGCTGTACGTGGTGGACGAGGCATCTGGCTGCGGTGTGATGTGGACGGCCTGGCCAGCCAGCACCACGCCAAGGTCTATGGAAAGGCGGCAAGCGGATCGCCACCGATGTCCGTGCCCCATCTGGACACGCGCATCATCGATGGGCGGCGTTCGTTGCTGTTCGGGCCCTATGCCGGGTTCTCCACGCGCTTCCTGAAACACGGCTCGTTGGGCGATCTCTTCGAGTCGATCAGGGCGGGCAACCTCATTCCGTTGCTGGACGTGGCCAAGGACAACATCGCGCTGGAAGAGTATCTGCTGGCCGAAGTGTTCCAGACCCATCGTGCGCAGTTTGAAGCGCTGGAGGCCTTCTTCCCCCAGGCGCAGTCAAAGGACTGGAAGGTACAAGTGGCCGGGCAGCGCGTGCAGATCATCAAGCCCAACAGTGGAGACTACGGAGGCAGCCTCAAGTTCGGCACCGAACTGGTGGTGTGCGAGGACCGTTCCCTGGCCGCGCTGCTGGGCGCATCACCCGGCGCGTCGACGGCTGCCTCCGTGGCCCTGGATATGGTGAAGACCTGCTTCGCGGACCGCCTGACGGAGTCGCGGTGGCTGCCGAAGCTTCGCCAGGTGTTCCCCACCTATGGAATCGACCTCGCGGTGGATGAGGCGGCGTGTCTGGCCAGTCGCGCGCGCACGGCCGCGGTGCTTGGCATCGTCGACATCAACCGCTGA
- a CDS encoding MFS transporter — MVNASASQPPAQAAGAWSPLKIGMFRSLWLAILASNIGTWVNDVAAAWVMAERTGSPLMVALVQSATTVPIVLLALAAGTLADIVDRRKYLLYTQGWMLLVALVMAVLTHLQMLTPELLVLLTFCMGCGAAMAMPAQAAIVSELVPQPMLASAVALNSIGINIARSIGPAIGGVIVSQLGAMYAFAFNAITFAAMLVVVWAWKRDATASSLPPEGFGAGLKAGIRYATKAGKLQAVLIKSVGFFFFAAAANALLPVVVRGQMHGGAGQYGMLLGCIGIGAVGGALLLPKLRARLDRDLLVLLATLALAGSLVGLALLRSWYLLPPVMMINGFAWITVLSSLQIAAQTSVPAWVRARALALYIMIFSLGMAAGGLSWGALAQRTSPELALLVAAIGAVVGGLLVWRVRIAGTEELNLRPAGHWPAPELSVAVAHDRGPVLVTVEYRIDDADRAAFHTHMHQLGIIRRRDGAVVWGVVEDVASPGIHLEYFVTASWLEHLRQHERITADDKQIQEALRALHRGERSPVVRHFVGGDDAPVTPPAHHHQDI; from the coding sequence ATGGTGAACGCAAGCGCGTCACAACCCCCCGCACAGGCCGCTGGTGCCTGGTCCCCATTGAAGATCGGCATGTTCCGGTCGCTGTGGCTGGCCATCCTGGCCAGCAACATCGGCACCTGGGTGAATGATGTGGCCGCGGCCTGGGTGATGGCCGAGCGCACCGGTTCGCCGCTGATGGTGGCGCTGGTGCAGTCCGCCACCACCGTGCCGATCGTGCTGCTGGCACTGGCCGCTGGCACGCTGGCCGACATTGTCGACCGCCGCAAGTACCTGCTGTACACCCAGGGCTGGATGCTGCTGGTGGCACTGGTCATGGCCGTGCTGACCCACCTGCAGATGCTGACGCCGGAACTGCTGGTGCTGCTGACCTTCTGCATGGGCTGTGGTGCAGCCATGGCGATGCCGGCACAGGCCGCCATCGTTTCGGAACTGGTGCCGCAGCCGATGCTGGCGTCTGCCGTGGCGCTCAACTCGATCGGCATCAACATCGCCCGCTCGATCGGCCCGGCCATCGGCGGCGTCATCGTGTCCCAGCTGGGCGCCATGTATGCCTTCGCCTTCAACGCCATCACCTTCGCGGCCATGCTGGTGGTGGTGTGGGCCTGGAAGCGCGACGCAACGGCCTCGAGCCTGCCGCCGGAAGGCTTCGGGGCCGGGCTGAAGGCAGGCATCCGCTACGCCACGAAGGCCGGCAAGCTGCAGGCGGTGCTGATCAAGTCGGTCGGCTTCTTCTTCTTTGCCGCTGCCGCAAACGCGCTGCTGCCGGTGGTGGTCCGCGGGCAGATGCACGGCGGGGCAGGGCAGTACGGCATGCTGCTGGGCTGCATCGGCATTGGTGCGGTGGGCGGGGCGCTGCTGCTGCCAAAGCTGCGTGCCAGGCTTGACCGCGACCTGCTGGTGCTGCTGGCCACGCTCGCGCTGGCGGGAAGCCTGGTGGGCCTGGCACTGCTGCGCAGCTGGTACCTGCTGCCGCCGGTGATGATGATCAACGGCTTCGCCTGGATCACCGTGCTGTCCTCGCTGCAGATCGCGGCCCAGACCTCGGTACCGGCCTGGGTGCGTGCACGCGCCCTGGCGCTGTACATCATGATCTTCTCGCTGGGCATGGCCGCTGGTGGCCTGAGCTGGGGTGCGTTGGCACAGCGGACCTCGCCGGAACTGGCGCTGCTGGTGGCCGCCATCGGTGCGGTCGTCGGTGGCCTGCTGGTGTGGCGTGTCCGCATCGCCGGCACCGAGGAACTGAACCTGCGTCCGGCGGGGCACTGGCCTGCGCCGGAGCTGTCGGTGGCGGTGGCGCATGATCGTGGCCCGGTGCTGGTGACGGTGGAGTACCGCATTGACGATGCGGATCGTGCGGCGTTCCACACGCACATGCACCAGCTCGGCATCATCCGGCGGCGTGATGGCGCCGTGGTGTGGGGTGTTGTAGAAGATGTGGCCAGCCCCGGCATCCATCTGGAGTACTTCGTCACTGCGTCCTGGCTGGAGCATCTGCGCCAGCACGAGCGCATCACGGCCGATGACAAGCAGATCCAGGAGGCACTGAGGGCGCTGCATCGCGGCGAGCGCTCGCCCGTGGTTCGGCACTTCGTGGGGGGCGACGACGCACCTGTAACCCCACCCGCACACCACCATCAGGACATCTGA
- a CDS encoding alginate export family protein, with the protein MLMLRVLTLALLAAPSLAMACDGGACTGIGDGQLQLDASLRLRGMYYDPTRFGIGESEDGYGLLRALASARYRQDNWLAMVQLGAHAEEGKAGGPGKTDRGALDIQQAYWRWENNGVHVQLGRQEAGYGSSRLLSVRDGPNIRLAFDGARVGWTGRLGKLDLMALRAVENRPGAFDDRGEHGAHLWGAYATTAAGHGPGQWDLYLLDYRREAGRFAAGSGIERRQTVGTRWFGRHGGLDWNTELVAQGGELRTAGADLDIRAWTVATDTGWQWQDVPLKPRLGAKADIASGDGNLHDGRLGTFNALYPKSAYFSEASLLAPANLMDIQPTLTLHVHEKVTTELGVQMAWKHRRADAVYTTPSPLVALPGTAGGPRRIGNQYKSETRWQPSEHWQWQLQVAWLDAGPAIRQAGGQDTLFASIVGAWQW; encoded by the coding sequence ATGCTCATGCTTCGCGTTCTGACCCTGGCCCTGCTCGCAGCCCCGTCACTGGCGATGGCCTGTGACGGCGGCGCCTGCACCGGCATTGGCGATGGCCAGCTGCAGCTGGACGCGTCGTTGCGCCTGCGTGGCATGTACTACGACCCGACCCGGTTCGGCATCGGCGAGAGCGAAGATGGCTATGGGCTGCTGCGCGCCCTGGCATCGGCGCGGTACCGCCAGGACAACTGGCTGGCGATGGTGCAGCTGGGTGCACATGCCGAAGAGGGCAAGGCCGGTGGCCCGGGCAAGACCGATCGCGGCGCCCTGGATATCCAGCAGGCCTACTGGCGCTGGGAAAACAACGGCGTGCACGTGCAGCTGGGCCGGCAGGAAGCCGGCTACGGCAGCTCGCGCCTGCTGTCGGTGCGTGACGGGCCGAACATCCGCCTGGCGTTCGATGGTGCACGCGTTGGCTGGACCGGCCGCCTCGGCAAGCTGGACCTGATGGCTCTGCGCGCGGTCGAGAACCGCCCGGGCGCCTTTGATGACCGTGGCGAGCATGGCGCGCACCTGTGGGGTGCGTATGCCACCACCGCCGCCGGCCATGGGCCGGGCCAGTGGGATCTGTACCTGCTGGACTACCGCAGGGAAGCCGGCCGCTTTGCCGCGGGCAGTGGCATCGAGCGGCGGCAGACCGTGGGAACGCGCTGGTTCGGCCGCCACGGCGGTCTGGACTGGAATACCGAACTGGTGGCCCAGGGCGGTGAACTGCGTACGGCGGGCGCCGACCTGGACATCCGTGCCTGGACGGTGGCGACGGACACGGGCTGGCAGTGGCAGGATGTACCGCTGAAGCCGCGGCTGGGTGCCAAGGCGGACATCGCCAGTGGCGATGGCAACCTGCACGATGGTCGCTTGGGCACGTTCAATGCGTTGTACCCGAAGTCGGCCTACTTCAGTGAAGCCAGCCTGTTGGCACCGGCCAACCTGATGGACATCCAGCCGACGCTGACCCTGCATGTGCATGAGAAGGTGACCACGGAACTGGGCGTGCAGATGGCCTGGAAGCACCGCCGCGCCGATGCGGTCTACACCACGCCGTCGCCGCTGGTGGCGCTGCCGGGTACGGCAGGCGGTCCCCGTCGCATTGGCAATCAATACAAATCCGAAACGCGCTGGCAGCCCAGCGAACATTGGCAATGGCAGCTGCAGGTGGCCTGGTTGGATGCGGGCCCTGCCATCAGGCAGGCCGGTGGCCAGGACACGCTGTTCGCATCAATCGTTGGAGCATGGCAATGGTGA